In Aricia agestis chromosome 16, ilAriAges1.1, whole genome shotgun sequence, one genomic interval encodes:
- the LOC121734622 gene encoding uncharacterized protein LOC121734622, translating to MMSKKQLACMLALHIVYLLVGASIFYHIESPLELAQRAEDKLERLEIQNLLYENYIPDDPDKQDSILRKLSDYCGKSMFNYTAEDEEPPLRWDFYHSFFFSYTVVSTIGYGNLAPTTHLSRILMIFYGLFGIPINGILLANLGEYFGMQLISVYRKYKKRNEKRADKLDFFFMNLGMLGQIFLYLIPGFLFFIFLPACIFVIFEGWDYVAGVYYAFVTLTTIGFGDLVAGTINNGFKYGYFFAYQIFLIIWITFGLGYIVMLLGFITSGMRSEKVHKLERKFACQLKSTQSKILQGFTRDLAMIRKIINEANLIKIKPVYVENRFPLYRSSSCPILTFDVEPRVPVLKRKRANSENIQLSKKDILRIQSDTDLLGIDKERTFTASAIVKPAELLARVVNVLGNFENHNNKGIHIFNDEDILASERYPPKFSIGQDYIPGSPFRTRALSVAVPNYRKESVDKLDHDYTWTNGDNAEKYRMEANIRTGKLSLPLTPLAPVDSTQTKSLFARLFRKPSSSESPAEYIKNTMKGRLSNTPASNNDKGQERRGSIFPSFGSKDEPKNDSEVYKEKTKRGRHSIFPTFDFSEDEDASAFKANYSRPKRHSIFPTFDFSEDTHEAAVKEYKQKSRSGRHSIFPTFDFSDPDEDSQRYKEKTRKGRHSIFPTFNFNDTSSNDEDTMDEDEVRSYQNRTRKGRLSLFPTFGKSKKTDDENIPESSDELVDYKDRTRQGRGSMFPSFGNSRKTSSPEYPSNNLEASIKQYHEKTKKGRNSLFAGDIDSYKQSTSGGRGSLFSNDLENYRNRTRHGRPSLFDPDINLSNLPENEQVEVLENTSVADLIRALAVLETASAQTSPLETAGLSPEPRRRDSIRPEISHTTRSDIDEMIGPRRRRISVRQAAPQFTPTLATVVAGAELQITAAAQRENRMTMLNQPPPPYTESAEAGSSSSPRARKYSPAPVDLSKSSSAPIPRLFSRIRKDSASVSEESSRRNSLTDIVIESNKDKT from the exons ATGATGTCCAAAAAGCAACTGGCGTGCATGCTCGCGCTGCATATAGTGTACCTTCTAGTCGGTGCTAGCATATTCTACCACATAGAGAGTCCTCTAGAACTAGCTCAGAGGGCAGAGGATAAGTTGGAGAGGCTTGAAATTCAAA ATCTCCTATACGAGAACTACATACCCGATGATCCTGACAAGCAGGACAGTATACTCCGCAAGCTGTCTGACTACTGCGGGAAATCCATGTTCAACTACACCGCTGAAGATGAGGAGCCGCCTCTCAGATGGGACTTCTACCATTCCTTCTTCTTCTCCTACACCGTCGTTAGTACCATTG GGTACGGCAACTTGGCTCCGACGACTCACTTGTCGCGCATACTAATGATATTCTACGGTCTCTTCGGTATTCCCATCAATGGTATCCTACTCGCTAATCTCGGTGAATACTTCGGGATGCAG CTAATCTCAGTCTATCGCAAGTACAAGAAGAGAAATGAGAAGCGTGCTGACAAACTTGACTTTTTCTTCATGAACCTGGGCATGCTTGGTCAGATATTCCTCTACCTGATACCTGGGTTCCTGTTCTTCATCTTTCTCCCCGCCTGCATCTTCGTCATATTCGAAGGCTGGGATTACGTCGCTGGGGTGTACTATGCCTTCGTTACGTTGACTACTATTGGATTTGGAGATTTAGTAGCTG gcACCATCAACAATGGTTTCAAATACGGCTACTTCTTCGCTTACCAGATATTCCTGATCATTTGGATCACTTTTGGCCTGGGATACATCGTGATGTTACTTGGTTTCATAACCAGCGGTATGAGGTCCGAAAAGGTCCACAAGCTTGAGAGGAAGTTTGCTTGTcaactgaagtccacgcagaGTAAGATTTTACAAGGGTTCACGAGGGATTTAGCCATGATTAGAAAGATCATAAACGAAGCAAACTTGATAAAGATAAAG CCGGTCTACGTTGAAAACAGATTTCCATTATACAGAAGTTCAAGTTGTCCAATTTTAACTTTCGATGTGGAACCAAGGGTGCCAGTTTTAAAGAGGAAACGTGCTAACTCGGAAAATATACAGCTAAGTAAAAAGGATATATTACGTATACAATCAGATACTGATTTACTTGGCATTGACAAGGAAAGAACCTTTACTGCATCAGCTATTGTGAAACCTGCCGAGCTGCTAGCCAGGGTAGTTAATGTCCTTGGCAATTTTGAAAATCACAATAACAAAGGTATTCACATATTCAACGATGAAGACATTTTAGCTAGTGAAAGATATCCACCGAAGTTCAGTATTGGGCAAGATTATATACCAGGCTCACCTTTTCGAACTAGAGCACTTAGCGTGGCTGTGCCTAATTACAGGAAGGAATCAGTAGATAAATTAGACCATGACTATACTTGGACCAACGGTGATAACGCTGAAAAGTATAGAATGGAAGCTAACATACGAACTGGCAAGTTATCATTGCCGCTAACTCCATTAGCCCCAGTAGACAGCACACAGACAAAGAGTTTATTCGCAAGACTGTTTAGAAAACCAAGTTCCAGTGAAAGTCCTGCTGAATACATCAAAAACACTATGAAAGGTCGTCTTAGTAACACACCTGCTTCTAATAACGATAAGGGCCAAGAAAGACGTGGAAGTATTTTCCCGAGCTTTGGGTCCAAAGACGAGCCTAAGAACGATTCAGAAGTATATAAAGAGAAAACAAAGCGTGGTAGACACAGTATTTTCCCAACTTTTGACTTTTCTGAAGACGAAGATGCGTCTGCTTTCAAGGCAAATTATAGCAGGCCTAAAAGGCATAGTATATTTCCAACATTTGATTTTAGCGAAGACACTCATGAAGCAGCAGTGAAGGAATACAAGCAAAAATCTCGATCTGGGAGGCACAGCATTTTCCCAACCTTCGATTTTAGCGATCCAGATGAAGACTCTCAACGCTACAAAGAGAAAACTCGTAAAGGCAGGCACAGCATATTTCCGACCTTTAATTTTAATGATACATCAAGCAACGATGAAGACACTATGGACGAAGATGAAGTTCGAAGCTATCAAAATCGAACCCGAAAAGGTCGACTTAGTTTATTCCCTACTTTTGGAAAGTCAAAGAAAACTGACGACGAAAATATTCCAGAAAGTTCAGATGAGCTAGTCGATTACAAGGACAGAACACGGCAAGGTCGTGGCAGTATGTTTCCTTCGTTTGGCAATTCTAGAAAAACTAGTTCACCGGAGTATCCCAGTAATAATTTAGAAGCAAGCATCAAACAATATCATGAAAAAACTAAGAAAGGCCGGAATAGTTTATTTGCTGGAGATATTGACAGTTACAAACAATCAACGTCGGGTGGCCGAGGTAGTCTATTTTCTAATGACCTTGAGAATTACAGGAACAGAACCAGACATGGTCGGCCAAGTTTATTTGACCCGGACATAAATTTAAGCAACTTACCCGAAAATGAGCAAGTGGAAGTATTAGAAAATACTAGTGTAGCTGACTTGATACGTGCTCTCGCAGTTTTGGAAACAGCAAGCGCACAAACTTCCCCGTTGGAAACGGCAGGACTGAGTCCAGAGCCTAGGCGCCGAGACTCTATTCGGCCAGAAATATCTCATACTACTAGAAGTGATATTGATGAAATGATAGGACCGAGACGAAGGAGGATTTCAGTTAGGCAAGCCGCACCTCAATTTACCCCAACACTAGCTACTGTAGTGGCTGGTGCAGAACTACAAATAACGGCAGCGGCGCAGAGAGAAAATAGGATGACGATGTTGAATCAGCCGCCTCCTCCCTATACAGAGAGCGCAGAAGCTGGATCCAGTAGTTCACCAAGAGCTAGAAAATATTCTCCAGCACCAGTAGATTTAAGCAAATCTAGTAGCGCACCAATACCTAGACTCTTTTCGAGGATACGAAAAGATAGCGCCTCCGTTAGTGAGGAGAGCTCGCGACGTAATAGTTTAACAGACATTGTAATTGAGTCGAATAAAGACAAAACATAA